The following proteins are co-located in the Rippkaea orientalis PCC 8801 genome:
- a CDS encoding acyl carrier protein gives MQLQDSSFKLDEPKASLNPIETVQTWLITQLSKQLSLDPNTIKITEPLTRYGLDSIDAVTLVGDLEDWLDMELPDTLFWDHATIEKAAQYLGENYDLAEALNNINSDEITPSMANNKTSESIDNNGKDQKKGWGNLLSRFK, from the coding sequence ATGCAACTTCAGGACTCCAGCTTCAAGCTTGATGAGCCAAAAGCCTCTCTAAACCCCATAGAAACTGTTCAAACTTGGCTAATTACTCAATTATCTAAGCAATTGTCCCTTGACCCCAATACGATTAAAATTACTGAACCCTTAACCCGCTATGGACTTGACTCCATCGATGCTGTAACCTTAGTCGGAGATCTCGAAGATTGGCTAGATATGGAACTTCCTGATACTCTATTTTGGGATCATGCTACTATCGAAAAAGCGGCTCAATATTTAGGGGAAAACTACGATTTAGCCGAAGCTTTAAATAACATAAACAGTGATGAAATAACCCCTTCAATGGCTAATAATAAAACCTCTGAGTCGATTGATAATAACGGTAAAGATCAGAAAAAAGGCTGGGGAAATTTGTTAAGTCGGTTTAAATAA
- a CDS encoding MBOAT family O-acyltransferase, translated as MNFSDFSFWWVLLIVGIPFFSIRFIAKSLNLWRDFFDSLGLLGLSLILFVNASRSSFIIFICELIFNYLMVSWMLRRQGWQAKLIATVLIVINIAILAYFKYFVFFVEDVIGLLINIPPNWQESSIVPVKTRIPPGLSFYTFQMVAFVVDSLNARKKKPIAFIDYMNFVSFFPQIVAGPIERRQDLFPQIEAFKFKFTVDNFEKGLRWLSLGFFMKFVLGDNLAPYIDLTIATNAWQVWFFALLFTLRIYFDFAGYSFIAMGLGYFLGVKLTVNFLAPYTSQSINEFWRRWHITLSTWFRDYVFLPLMGSNKQWAAFYLFLTFTLSGFWHGAAWNFIIWGAYHGALLLILRYLGRPFYGFVGQYIPRPQIISWGLTFGSVIFGCLFFMETNSHRLFTKLQTLLTPSAYSLSNLQGIFGSYSNNETVALILILGLSTFILFMEHLAVWQNKFEYELLLSRWLSPILLALTIILAANTPSEFIYFEF; from the coding sequence ATGAATTTTTCTGATTTTTCTTTTTGGTGGGTACTCTTAATCGTTGGCATTCCTTTTTTTTCTATTCGATTTATTGCAAAATCGCTCAATCTATGGCGAGATTTTTTTGATAGTTTAGGACTTTTAGGACTATCTCTTATATTATTTGTTAACGCGAGTCGCTCTAGTTTTATTATTTTTATCTGCGAATTAATTTTTAACTACTTGATGGTGTCGTGGATGTTGCGTCGTCAAGGATGGCAAGCTAAATTAATCGCTACGGTTCTTATTGTTATTAATATTGCCATTCTCGCCTATTTTAAATATTTTGTTTTCTTTGTAGAAGATGTTATCGGATTGTTGATTAATATCCCTCCCAATTGGCAAGAAAGTTCGATTGTTCCAGTTAAAACTCGTATTCCTCCAGGCCTATCTTTTTATACCTTTCAGATGGTAGCTTTTGTGGTAGATTCTCTGAATGCTAGGAAAAAGAAACCCATTGCTTTCATCGATTACATGAATTTTGTTTCTTTCTTCCCGCAAATTGTCGCAGGTCCGATTGAACGTCGTCAAGATTTATTTCCCCAAATAGAAGCCTTTAAGTTTAAGTTTACGGTTGACAATTTTGAGAAGGGATTACGCTGGTTATCCCTTGGCTTTTTTATGAAGTTTGTTTTAGGCGATAATTTAGCACCCTATATTGACTTAACTATTGCGACTAATGCTTGGCAAGTTTGGTTTTTTGCCCTTTTATTTACGCTCAGAATTTATTTTGACTTTGCTGGTTATAGCTTCATAGCAATGGGTTTAGGGTATTTTTTAGGTGTTAAATTAACCGTCAATTTTTTAGCACCCTATACTTCTCAAAGTATCAACGAATTTTGGCGCAGATGGCATATTACCCTGAGTACCTGGTTTCGGGATTATGTCTTTTTACCCTTAATGGGGTCTAATAAACAATGGGCAGCTTTTTATCTATTTTTAACTTTTACTTTATCAGGATTTTGGCACGGTGCAGCCTGGAATTTTATTATCTGGGGAGCCTATCACGGGGCATTATTATTAATACTACGCTATCTCGGCAGACCCTTCTATGGATTTGTCGGTCAATATATTCCCCGTCCTCAAATTATTTCCTGGGGGTTAACCTTTGGTTCAGTCATTTTTGGCTGTCTTTTCTTTATGGAAACTAATAGTCATCGACTTTTCACTAAACTACAAACCTTATTAACCCCTAGTGCCTATTCTTTAAGTAATTTACAAGGGATTTTTGGTTCCTATAGCAACAATGAAACAGTAGCTTTGATTTTAATTCTTGGTTTATCAACTTTTATTTTGTTCATGGAACACCTTGCCGTTTGGCAAAACAAATTTGAATACGAATTATTGTTATCTCGTTGGCTATCTCCAATTCTTTTAGCACTGACGATTATTTTAGCAGCCAATACGCCTTCTGAGTTCATTTACTTCGAGTTCTAA
- a CDS encoding NAD(P)/FAD-dependent oxidoreductase: protein MINKTPIKICILGGGFGGLYTALYLTRSGWVKSGNCQITLVERNDNFLFTPLLYELITGELQRWEIAPTYQKLLAKTPIKLCQNTVKDVNFKERQVSLGNGDRLWYDYLVLAVGRQNRWVDIPGLKTHALTFRTLADVERLQAQLHLLETSPKESFRLAVIGGGPNGVELACKLADRVGKRGEIVLIERGNQLLKGFSEGVKIAAAKALSHRQIQVYLNSNVKAIQADSIVLIHQDKEIILSVNQVIWVAGTASRNWVKSLPIQQNEQGKILTLPSLQLVDYPEVFALGDIADIDKSQQWIPATAQAAYQQASCTAKNIVAALEGKKLSAFRYFHLGDMLTLGQGAAIVSSFCFNIEGYLASIIRRLAYIFRLPTLRHRLQVLRNLLQKALLKIRRFFRWKLIKILSQNSVNN from the coding sequence ATGATTAACAAAACTCCGATTAAAATCTGTATTCTTGGTGGTGGTTTTGGTGGTTTATATACTGCCTTATACTTAACCCGTAGTGGGTGGGTAAAATCAGGAAACTGTCAAATTACCTTGGTAGAACGTAATGATAACTTTTTGTTTACTCCCTTACTTTATGAGTTGATTACAGGGGAGTTACAACGTTGGGAAATTGCACCCACTTATCAAAAATTATTAGCTAAAACCCCGATTAAATTGTGTCAAAATACCGTTAAAGATGTTAATTTTAAGGAGCGTCAAGTCAGTTTAGGGAATGGCGATCGCTTGTGGTATGATTATTTAGTCTTAGCGGTAGGAAGGCAAAACCGTTGGGTTGATATTCCTGGGTTAAAAACCCATGCTTTAACTTTTCGGACTTTAGCTGATGTGGAACGTCTGCAAGCACAATTACACCTCCTAGAAACCTCTCCCAAAGAATCTTTTCGACTCGCTGTCATTGGTGGAGGTCCCAATGGGGTAGAATTAGCGTGTAAACTGGCTGATAGAGTGGGAAAACGAGGAGAAATTGTTTTAATAGAACGGGGAAACCAACTTTTAAAAGGCTTTTCTGAAGGGGTAAAAATCGCTGCGGCTAAAGCCTTAAGCCATCGCCAAATACAAGTCTATTTAAACAGTAATGTTAAGGCTATTCAAGCTGATTCTATAGTTTTAATTCACCAGGACAAAGAGATTATTTTATCAGTTAATCAAGTTATTTGGGTTGCAGGAACGGCATCACGAAACTGGGTTAAATCTTTACCAATTCAACAAAATGAACAGGGGAAAATTTTAACCCTTCCCAGTTTACAATTAGTCGATTATCCCGAAGTATTTGCTCTAGGGGACATAGCAGACATTGATAAGAGTCAGCAATGGATTCCAGCAACAGCACAAGCAGCTTATCAACAGGCGAGTTGTACGGCTAAAAATATAGTGGCAGCCCTCGAAGGTAAAAAATTATCGGCTTTCCGTTATTTCCATTTAGGGGATATGTTAACCCTAGGCCAAGGTGCTGCTATTGTTTCTAGCTTTTGCTTCAATATAGAAGGCTATTTAGCTTCTATTATCCGACGCTTAGCTTATATTTTTCGCTTGCCTACTTTACGCCATAGACTTCAAGTGTTAAGGAATTTATTACAGAAAGCTTTACTAAAAATTAGACGCTTTTTCCGATGGAAGCTAATCAAAATCCTCTCCCAAAATTCAGTCAATAATTAG
- a CDS encoding thioredoxin family protein, whose protein sequence is MISVSDKTFSHVVLASPQPILVHFWAPWCGLCHLIPPLVSTVQSEWDQPLKLVGVNADENFQLANTYRIKNLPTLILFNQGQIIHRFEDFQGRDDILKSLHSLQLNQLARSA, encoded by the coding sequence ATGATTTCAGTTAGTGATAAAACTTTTTCTCACGTCGTTTTAGCATCTCCCCAACCCATCCTCGTCCATTTTTGGGCTCCTTGGTGCGGTTTGTGTCATTTGATTCCCCCTTTAGTCTCAACAGTACAATCAGAATGGGATCAACCCTTAAAACTGGTTGGTGTCAACGCTGATGAAAATTTTCAATTAGCTAATACCTATCGTATCAAAAATTTGCCTACTCTGATTCTTTTTAATCAGGGTCAAATTATCCATCGTTTTGAGGATTTTCAGGGACGAGATGATATTTTAAAAAGTTTACATTCTTTGCAATTAAATCAGTTAGCTCGTTCAGCCTAA
- a CDS encoding TIGR04376 family protein, whose translation MSIFDDFSRFLETRLEEFLKNNPHLELQALLEQLREQEKETLKLIIELEGQKNRLENDILTLAQEIQTWHQRIAKAKAAKRFDLVQPAEEREAALLRQGNQLWGQMQGAKQQIIQAQELLTQIRKRQQEVETQAAQVKSSQSVPNENTTGWNQGINYSTYSKATDPLEAEFQRWELDDELNRLKQEL comes from the coding sequence ATGAGTATATTTGATGATTTTAGTCGATTTCTTGAAACGCGACTTGAAGAGTTTCTCAAGAATAATCCCCATCTGGAATTACAAGCTCTTTTAGAACAACTTCGAGAACAGGAAAAAGAAACCTTAAAATTAATTATTGAATTAGAAGGGCAAAAAAATCGCTTAGAAAATGATATTCTTACCCTCGCTCAAGAGATTCAAACTTGGCATCAAAGAATTGCTAAAGCAAAGGCAGCTAAACGCTTTGATTTAGTACAACCAGCCGAAGAACGAGAAGCAGCTTTATTACGCCAAGGTAATCAACTTTGGGGACAAATGCAAGGGGCAAAACAACAAATTATTCAAGCTCAAGAATTATTAACTCAAATCCGAAAACGTCAACAGGAAGTAGAAACCCAAGCAGCACAGGTAAAATCCTCTCAGTCCGTGCCAAATGAGAATACAACAGGGTGGAATCAAGGGATTAATTATAGTACCTATAGTAAGGCTACTGACCCCTTAGAAGCTGAATTTCAACGTTGGGAATTGGATGATGAATTGAATCGATTAAAACAAGAACTTTAG
- a CDS encoding ester cyclase, with amino-acid sequence MSSDTSANLPLWVQDRDTVIVNDEGVEWRNGQRPDYSHTNQYLKAESQFTHLEGSLEAIVENLVRTFEMEASHKTNPQQWLSIVADKFRMSSNGGQFYTAQDVSDQGTYNLFINDNPDYRASEETFESSFELFHNAFPNGFLWELTEVLCGPPNVTFKWRHWGTFQGPYKDHEPTGETIEIVGLSIARVTDDLKILEVEHYFDNSTFLQKLTSGCPVHH; translated from the coding sequence ATGAGTAGCGATACCTCAGCTAACTTACCCCTTTGGGTACAGGATCGTGACACTGTCATTGTCAATGATGAAGGAGTAGAATGGCGTAATGGCCAACGTCCTGATTATTCCCATACCAATCAATATCTCAAAGCAGAAAGCCAATTTACTCACCTAGAAGGCTCATTAGAAGCGATCGTAGAGAACTTAGTCAGAACCTTTGAGATGGAAGCTTCCCATAAAACCAACCCTCAACAATGGCTCTCAATTGTAGCTGATAAATTTCGCATGAGTAGCAACGGAGGACAGTTTTATACCGCGCAAGATGTATCCGATCAAGGAACCTATAATCTCTTTATTAATGATAATCCAGATTATCGTGCCAGCGAAGAAACCTTTGAGTCTTCCTTTGAATTATTTCACAATGCTTTTCCTAATGGCTTTCTTTGGGAATTAACAGAAGTCCTTTGTGGACCGCCGAATGTTACCTTTAAATGGAGACATTGGGGAACCTTTCAAGGTCCCTATAAAGATCATGAACCCACAGGAGAAACCATCGAAATTGTGGGATTGAGTATTGCTAGAGTGACCGATGACCTAAAAATTCTCGAAGTAGAACACTATTTTGATAATAGTACTTTTCTCCAGAAATTAACCTCGGGTTGTCCAGTTCATCACTAA
- a CDS encoding M20 family metallopeptidase, producing MSSPTLTPQLAQRLRDYLHSRQGEMIELLGQLVQAESPSTVPESQKNVLSLLKQSLEERNYQVRYVKGNQTGGHLLAIPRDRPTTQPQQLLLGHCDTVWPVGTLETMPLVRHQDKLYGPGVYDMKGGLVQGIFALEALQAQDLTSSITPIFLINSDEEIGSQESTPHIQALAQQCDRVFVLEPSLGATGRLKTQRKGVGRFTIRVVGKAAHAGLDPEKGASAILELSFVIQQLFALNNPERGITVNVGMIDGGIRSNVVAPESEAVVDVRVLHQEDVQAIETAIFALKPTTPGTELRIEGRIGRTPMEKTPASEQLWQKARQIGAELGIELEEATAGGGSDGNTTNLYTPTLDGLGAIGDAAHSPGEFIYLDSLVERSALLARLLIEP from the coding sequence ATGTCCTCCCCAACCCTAACTCCTCAATTAGCGCAACGACTACGGGACTATCTCCACAGTCGTCAGGGGGAGATGATAGAACTATTAGGACAATTAGTTCAAGCGGAATCTCCCTCTACAGTTCCAGAATCACAAAAAAACGTCTTATCCCTCCTGAAACAGTCCCTAGAAGAGCGTAACTATCAGGTACGGTATGTGAAGGGAAATCAAACGGGAGGGCATTTATTAGCCATTCCCCGCGATCGCCCCACAACCCAACCTCAACAACTTCTGTTAGGACATTGTGACACTGTATGGCCTGTAGGGACTCTCGAAACCATGCCCCTTGTTCGTCATCAGGACAAACTCTATGGACCAGGAGTTTATGACATGAAAGGGGGACTGGTGCAGGGAATTTTTGCCCTAGAAGCCTTACAAGCGCAGGATTTAACCTCCAGTATCACCCCCATTTTTTTGATCAACTCTGACGAAGAAATTGGTAGTCAGGAATCTACTCCTCATATTCAAGCACTGGCTCAACAATGCGATCGCGTCTTTGTTTTGGAGCCTTCTTTGGGAGCAACCGGACGACTGAAAACGCAACGCAAGGGGGTGGGACGTTTTACCATTCGGGTTGTAGGAAAAGCTGCCCATGCGGGGTTAGACCCCGAAAAAGGAGCTAGTGCTATTCTTGAACTCTCCTTTGTTATTCAACAGCTATTTGCTTTAAATAACCCAGAACGGGGGATTACTGTCAACGTCGGGATGATTGACGGGGGGATTCGATCTAACGTAGTTGCTCCTGAAAGCGAGGCTGTTGTTGATGTGCGGGTGTTGCATCAAGAAGATGTTCAGGCCATTGAAACAGCGATTTTTGCCTTGAAACCGACTACCCCTGGTACTGAACTGAGGATTGAAGGACGAATCGGACGAACCCCGATGGAAAAAACCCCCGCGAGTGAACAACTGTGGCAAAAAGCCCGTCAGATTGGGGCAGAATTGGGCATAGAGCTTGAAGAAGCAACGGCAGGGGGGGGATCGGATGGTAATACGACCAACCTCTATACGCCCACTTTAGACGGGTTAGGGGCGATCGGCGATGCTGCCCATTCTCCAGGGGAATTTATCTATCTTGACAGTTTGGTTGAGCGATCAGCTTTACTGGCTCGCTTATTGATTGAACCTTAA
- a CDS encoding flavin reductase, whose translation MNLTSSDRLINLDLKQPIWDRFFSVAPLVVIGTKEADGSYDLAPKHLAMPFGWDNYFGFICTPRHHTYQNIKRERSFTVSFPQPDQVMLTSLSAAPRCDKDTKPSLTALPTFLASAMEGVLLKQGYLFLECELERIIDGFSENSLIVGKIIAAQVLESALRRSDRDDQDILLEVPLLVYLPPGRYTTVKQSFSFPFHTGFKR comes from the coding sequence ATGAACTTAACTAGCAGCGATCGCCTGATCAATCTTGACCTAAAACAACCCATCTGGGATCGTTTCTTTAGCGTAGCTCCTCTAGTCGTGATTGGGACAAAAGAAGCCGATGGTAGCTACGATCTGGCTCCCAAACATTTAGCGATGCCCTTCGGATGGGACAATTATTTTGGGTTTATCTGTACGCCTCGCCATCATACCTATCAAAATATTAAGCGAGAAAGGTCATTTACCGTCAGTTTTCCCCAACCCGATCAGGTGATGCTAACCAGTTTAAGTGCTGCTCCTCGTTGTGACAAGGACACTAAACCCTCTTTAACAGCCTTACCTACCTTTTTAGCATCTGCTATGGAGGGAGTCTTATTAAAACAGGGCTATCTATTCCTAGAATGCGAATTAGAGCGTATTATCGATGGATTTAGCGAAAATAGTCTAATTGTTGGTAAAATTATCGCGGCTCAAGTGCTTGAATCTGCCCTACGACGGAGCGATCGCGACGATCAAGATATTCTCCTAGAAGTCCCCCTACTGGTATATCTTCCCCCAGGACGCTACACCACTGTTAAGCAGAGTTTCTCCTTTCCTTTCCACACCGGATTTAAACGATAA
- a CDS encoding SLC13 family permease, protein MQIFLTLGVVVIALILFITEVFPADTTAIIVAITLMLLGLVTPDEGIAGFGNSATITVMAMFILSAGITRSGALQMVRDWLVKWGGKNASQQILVMGLIVGPITAFINNTAVVAMFLPMVEEWSKKRNISPSKLLMPLSFVTVLGGMITVVGTSTNILASGMSKKLGYGEFSLFQFSALGILTFILGLAYLVIVAPRLLPNRKPPASSLINEDYELEDYVSEVIITPRSSLVGKTLRESKIQRKFDLDVLEIIHNDTHFPQPLADKILSVGDILLVRGKRQDLLNIKDEQGIEILPDVKFGNKALETEMSSGEEKAAEILIMSNSRLIGSTLKELRFRQRYNATVLAIRRGEELVRERLGKVPLKFGDVLLIQGPKQSFIGLQTTREMLVLEERDIETLRQDKAWISLVIIIGVILLAAFDVLDILVSSLAGVVAMILTRCLKPGEIYGSVRWDVIFLLAGLIPLGTAMDKSGATQWLANNLIQLGGNLSGYWILTFFVLITSLLTEILSNNATVVLMIPIAVKVAETLNYNPYAFMFAVTFAASNSFMTPIGYQTNTMVYTPGGYRFLDFTRVGAPLNLLMYIFVPLIIQWLYGIQLASHP, encoded by the coding sequence ATGCAAATTTTTCTCACGTTAGGCGTTGTTGTTATTGCGTTAATTTTGTTTATCACTGAGGTTTTTCCTGCTGATACAACAGCTATTATTGTTGCTATTACTTTGATGTTACTAGGGTTAGTTACCCCCGATGAAGGAATAGCAGGATTTGGTAATTCTGCCACAATTACCGTCATGGCAATGTTTATTCTCAGTGCAGGAATTACTCGCTCAGGAGCTCTTCAGATGGTGCGAGATTGGTTAGTTAAGTGGGGAGGAAAAAACGCTAGTCAGCAAATTTTAGTCATGGGATTAATCGTCGGTCCTATCACCGCTTTTATTAATAATACTGCCGTCGTTGCCATGTTCTTACCGATGGTTGAAGAATGGAGTAAAAAACGCAATATCTCCCCATCCAAATTATTAATGCCTCTGTCTTTTGTTACGGTTTTAGGAGGAATGATAACCGTTGTCGGGACTTCAACAAATATCTTGGCTAGTGGAATGTCTAAAAAGTTAGGCTATGGAGAATTTAGCTTATTTCAATTTAGCGCATTAGGGATACTAACCTTTATTCTAGGGTTAGCCTACTTAGTGATTGTTGCTCCCCGTCTTCTCCCTAATCGCAAACCACCTGCAAGTAGCTTAATTAATGAAGATTATGAACTGGAAGATTATGTTAGCGAAGTCATTATTACTCCCCGTTCTAGTTTAGTTGGGAAAACCCTGAGAGAAAGTAAAATTCAACGTAAATTTGATTTAGATGTTCTAGAAATTATCCACAATGACACCCATTTTCCCCAACCGTTAGCCGACAAAATTCTCTCAGTAGGTGATATATTATTAGTCAGAGGAAAACGACAAGATTTACTCAATATCAAAGACGAACAAGGGATAGAAATTTTACCTGATGTTAAATTTGGCAATAAAGCTCTTGAAACCGAAATGAGTAGCGGAGAAGAAAAAGCAGCAGAAATTTTAATCATGTCTAATTCTCGGTTAATTGGTTCAACCTTGAAAGAGTTACGCTTTCGTCAGCGTTATAATGCAACGGTTTTAGCCATACGTCGAGGTGAGGAATTAGTCAGAGAAAGACTCGGAAAAGTCCCCTTAAAATTTGGAGATGTCTTATTAATACAAGGTCCCAAACAAAGCTTTATTGGGTTACAAACCACACGAGAAATGCTAGTTTTAGAAGAGCGAGATATAGAAACCCTCAGACAAGACAAAGCTTGGATATCCTTAGTCATTATTATCGGCGTTATTCTCTTAGCTGCTTTTGATGTACTCGACATTTTAGTGAGTAGTTTAGCAGGAGTCGTTGCCATGATTCTAACCCGTTGTTTAAAACCCGGAGAAATCTATGGTTCAGTGCGTTGGGATGTCATCTTTCTCTTAGCAGGATTAATTCCTTTAGGGACTGCTATGGATAAGTCCGGTGCTACCCAATGGTTAGCCAATAATTTGATACAATTAGGAGGAAATTTATCAGGATATTGGATATTAACTTTTTTTGTGTTAATCACCTCATTACTAACAGAAATTCTGTCTAATAATGCCACTGTTGTTCTCATGATTCCCATCGCGGTTAAAGTCGCAGAGACTCTTAATTATAATCCCTACGCTTTTATGTTTGCCGTTACGTTTGCAGCTTCTAATAGCTTTATGACTCCTATTGGCTATCAAACTAATACTATGGTGTATACCCCAGGGGGTTATCGCTTTTTAGATTTTACAAGGGTTGGTGCTCCTTTAAACCTTTTGATGTATATTTTTGTACCCCTTATAATTCAATGGTTATATGGTATTCAGTTAGCCAGTCATCCCTAA
- a CDS encoding glycoside hydrolase family 99-like domain-containing protein, which translates to MTLNSEPINSSESPSVYSESFVDNIRLIAFYLPQFHPIPENDQWWGKGFTEWTNVTKAKPQFPGHYQPHLPADLGFYDLRLREARQAQADLAREYGIYGFCYYHYWFNGQRILERPFNEVLQSGEPNFPFCLCWANESWTRRWDGQEQEILMKQVYTEQDDQQHIRYLAEAFQDPRYIRVKGKPLFLVYRANQLPNPLKTTEIWREEAQKLGVGEIFLARVESFLDEHNDPRKIGFDAAVEFQPDWGKLGKKLQSRKRWEIARKYGLAHQSYGIHNIFDYQTMVTRMLSKPIVNYPRFPGVTPSWDNTARRQVAATILKDSTPEIYEYWLKAVIEKTISKPELPPIIFINAWNEWAEGNHLEPCQRWGRSYLEATQRAIKQFS; encoded by the coding sequence ATGACCTTAAACTCAGAACCTATTAATTCTTCAGAATCCCCATCTGTTTATTCCGAATCTTTTGTTGATAATATTCGTTTAATTGCTTTCTATTTACCTCAATTTCATCCTATTCCTGAAAACGATCAATGGTGGGGCAAAGGATTTACTGAATGGACGAATGTTACTAAAGCTAAACCACAGTTTCCAGGGCATTATCAGCCCCATTTACCAGCCGATTTAGGCTTTTATGATTTACGCCTTCGAGAAGCTCGACAAGCACAAGCAGACTTAGCTAGGGAATATGGAATTTACGGCTTTTGTTATTATCATTATTGGTTTAATGGTCAACGAATTTTAGAACGTCCCTTTAATGAAGTGTTGCAATCAGGAGAGCCAAATTTCCCCTTTTGTTTGTGTTGGGCTAATGAAAGTTGGACAAGAAGATGGGATGGACAAGAGCAAGAAATTTTGATGAAACAGGTTTACACAGAGCAAGATGATCAACAACATATTCGTTATTTAGCTGAAGCTTTTCAAGACCCAAGATACATTCGGGTTAAGGGAAAACCCTTATTTTTAGTTTATCGTGCTAATCAACTACCTAACCCCTTGAAAACTACTGAAATTTGGCGAGAAGAAGCCCAAAAGTTAGGCGTAGGAGAAATCTTTTTGGCTAGGGTTGAAAGCTTTTTAGATGAACACAATGATCCTCGAAAAATCGGATTTGATGCAGCCGTTGAATTTCAACCAGATTGGGGAAAACTCGGCAAAAAATTGCAATCACGAAAGCGTTGGGAAATTGCTAGAAAATATGGGTTAGCTCATCAATCGTATGGGATTCATAATATCTTTGACTATCAAACGATGGTTACCCGAATGCTTTCCAAACCTATTGTTAATTATCCACGATTTCCTGGTGTTACTCCATCTTGGGATAATACAGCACGTCGTCAAGTTGCTGCAACTATTTTGAAAGATTCTACCCCTGAAATTTACGAATATTGGCTCAAAGCAGTTATTGAAAAAACAATCTCCAAACCGGAACTTCCTCCTATCATTTTTATCAACGCTTGGAATGAATGGGCTGAGGGAAATCATTTAGAACCCTGTCAACGGTGGGGAAGGAGTTATTTAGAAGCAACCCAACGAGCCATTAAACAATTTTCGTAG
- the galE gene encoding UDP-glucose 4-epimerase GalE produces the protein MSDRQRVILVTGGAGYIGSHVVRVLLEAGYQVIILDNLIYGHRDLVETILKVELIIGDIGDLALLDHLFSSHSIEAVMHFAGFGYVGESIQHPQKYYRNNVANTLTLLEAMNQASVNKLVFSSTCATYGIAQTFPITEKHPQQPINTYGKSKLMVERMLKDFSQAYPLKYVCFRYFNAAGAHPDGLLGEDHNPESHLIPLVLLTALGKRESISIFGTDYPTPDGTCIRDYLHVMDIAQAHLLGLEYLLANETSNVFNLGNGNGFSIQQVIDTSMDITQRPISVNLVNRRPGDPPILVSSNEKARQILGWKPQYPNLEEILAHAWQWHQKRHQITDLT, from the coding sequence ATGTCAGATAGACAGAGAGTAATCTTAGTTACAGGGGGAGCAGGATATATTGGATCTCATGTGGTACGGGTTCTCTTAGAAGCTGGTTATCAAGTGATTATTCTTGATAACTTAATCTATGGACATCGAGATCTGGTGGAAACCATTTTAAAAGTAGAGTTAATTATAGGGGATATTGGCGATCTCGCCCTACTAGATCACCTATTTTCTAGCCATTCCATTGAGGCAGTCATGCACTTTGCGGGGTTTGGTTATGTGGGTGAATCCATTCAACATCCTCAAAAATACTACCGTAATAACGTTGCCAATACTCTAACCTTATTAGAAGCGATGAACCAAGCTTCTGTCAATAAATTGGTCTTTTCTTCAACCTGTGCTACCTATGGAATCGCTCAAACGTTTCCCATTACCGAAAAACACCCACAGCAACCAATTAATACCTATGGCAAGAGTAAATTAATGGTAGAACGGATGCTGAAGGATTTTTCCCAAGCTTATCCCCTCAAATATGTCTGTTTTCGCTATTTTAATGCAGCCGGAGCTCATCCAGACGGATTGCTTGGAGAAGATCATAACCCAGAATCCCATCTCATTCCCTTAGTACTGTTAACAGCATTGGGAAAACGGGAGTCCATCTCCATTTTTGGGACAGACTATCCCACCCCTGATGGGACTTGTATTCGAGATTATCTTCATGTGATGGATATTGCCCAAGCCCACCTTTTAGGGTTAGAGTATTTATTAGCCAATGAAACCTCTAATGTGTTTAATTTAGGTAATGGTAATGGTTTTTCCATTCAACAAGTGATTGATACGTCCATGGACATAACTCAAAGACCGATTTCAGTCAACCTAGTTAATCGCCGTCCTGGTGATCCCCCGATTTTAGTGAGTAGTAATGAAAAAGCACGCCAAATTCTCGGATGGAAACCCCAATATCCTAATTTAGAAGAAATTCTTGCTCATGCTTGGCAATGGCATCAAAAACGTCATCAAATTACTGATTTAACTTAA